The Desulforegula conservatrix Mb1Pa region GAAGAACGCTATGAACTTCCGGCGCTTTTCCGCTTGCAGGAAAAACCCTACCGCCTCTTTCAGTTACCAGCTCCAGTCCCAGTTTATTGAAAAACTCCATGAGATCGGTGTTGAAAAACCTGGCAAAAGCTTGCCTGAGAAAAGGGCCCGTTTTGCCAAAATGGGAAATAAAGTCGGATATTTCGGCTATATTTGTGATATTGCAGCGCCCCTTACCAGTAATACAAAGCTTGAGGCCTGTTCTTTTCATTTTTTCAAACAGAAATGTATCGGCTCCAGCGTCAGAAGCCTGTCCCGCCGCCATAAGCCCTGCCGGCCCGCCACCTATGACAATTACTTTTCGTGCCTTCATTTTCTTTGATCCTTATAAGTCTTGGCTCTTATTGTGCCTCAGGGTCTTACCCCCGACCAGAGAATGAAGCAAGACCTTATTCCATTAAAAAAGATTCAAAGCTTTCTGAAATAAACCGGAGCTTCAGAATCCGCTTTTGATGATCTATTCCTTTTTTTGATTACGATTTTTACTCCGCCATGCTTATCTTAAGGCATGTGAAAGATTATCCAGATATGATGGAGGTGTAGCATGGCAAAAAATATGATCCAATTTCAAAAAGGAAAGAGTATTCACGAATTCCTGTCCGAATATGGGACCGAAGATAAGTGCCAAGACTCATTATTCAGACTTAGATGGCCGCATGGTTTTCGTTGTCCGAATTGTGGCGGTTCGAAATTTTGTGAGCTCAAATCAAGAGATCTGTACCAATGCCACAAGTGTCACCATCAGGCGTCGGTAAAAGCCGGA contains the following coding sequences:
- a CDS encoding transposase; amino-acid sequence: MAKNMIQFQKGKSIHEFLSEYGTEDKCQDSLFRLRWPHGFRCPNCGGSKFCELKSRDLYQCHKCHHQASVKAG